The following are encoded together in the Thalassolituus oleivorans MIL-1 genome:
- a CDS encoding ABC transporter ATP-binding protein, producing the protein MTSRLELRGIRKQYPGCIANDDIHLAVAAGECHALLGENGAGKSTLMKIIYGIVAADAGTLLWEGTPTQIRSPAHARELGIGMVFQHFSLFETLTVAENIALSLPKDQTRNRRALSDRIRQVSEHYGMALDPDRYVHSLSVGARQRVEIVRCLLQDIRLLILDEPTSVLTPQEVEQLFITLNRLKAEGCAILFISHKLDEVRALCDQATVLRNGKVTGHCEPKSCDSMTLARLMVGDETPLEQGFSKQVGGEAVLIVKPLSLTPVDPFGMSLKDVSFDVKKGEILGIAGVAGNGQEELMAVLSGEDMREAGEVILNGDVIGKLSASQRRELGFAFVPEERLGRGAVPNMSLTDNTLLSSSHCGLLNNGWIRQHEVNDFAEAVISDFNVKCAGTHAQAKSLSGGNLQKFIIGREIRQQPNLLVCSHPTWGVDIGAAILIRKALIELRDQGAAILVISEDIDELYEICDRLGALCDGRLSPIQPTHDVSIGQLGQWMAGEFSDQQEQCA; encoded by the coding sequence GTGACATCAAGACTCGAACTGCGGGGCATCCGCAAACAATATCCCGGCTGCATTGCCAATGATGATATTCATCTTGCCGTAGCGGCGGGCGAATGCCATGCCCTGCTCGGTGAAAACGGGGCCGGTAAAAGTACCCTAATGAAAATCATCTACGGCATCGTAGCGGCCGACGCCGGTACTCTACTGTGGGAAGGTACGCCAACTCAGATACGCAGCCCTGCACATGCACGCGAATTGGGCATAGGCATGGTGTTTCAGCACTTCTCTTTATTCGAAACCTTAACGGTGGCAGAAAATATCGCTCTCAGCCTCCCGAAAGACCAAACCCGTAATCGCCGCGCACTCAGTGATCGTATTCGCCAAGTATCGGAACACTACGGCATGGCACTTGATCCTGATCGTTACGTGCATTCGCTATCAGTAGGAGCACGTCAACGTGTCGAAATCGTACGGTGCTTACTACAAGACATTCGCTTATTGATTTTAGACGAGCCGACATCCGTCCTTACGCCGCAAGAGGTGGAACAGCTATTCATCACCCTCAATCGCCTAAAAGCAGAAGGCTGCGCCATTTTGTTCATCTCACACAAGTTAGATGAAGTGCGTGCGTTATGTGACCAAGCGACAGTGCTACGCAATGGCAAGGTTACCGGTCATTGCGAACCTAAGTCCTGCGACAGCATGACCTTAGCCCGTTTAATGGTGGGTGATGAAACCCCACTAGAGCAAGGTTTTAGCAAACAGGTGGGTGGCGAAGCGGTGCTAATCGTGAAGCCGTTATCACTAACCCCGGTCGATCCGTTCGGCATGTCGTTAAAAGACGTGTCGTTCGATGTAAAAAAGGGCGAGATATTAGGCATTGCTGGGGTTGCGGGTAATGGCCAAGAAGAATTAATGGCGGTGCTCAGCGGTGAAGATATGCGCGAAGCCGGCGAGGTTATCCTCAACGGCGATGTGATTGGCAAGTTGTCTGCCAGCCAACGCCGCGAATTAGGTTTTGCCTTTGTGCCAGAAGAACGTTTAGGACGTGGTGCCGTACCCAATATGAGCCTGACCGACAATACACTGCTCAGCAGCAGTCACTGCGGCTTGCTTAACAACGGCTGGATACGTCAGCACGAGGTGAACGATTTCGCCGAAGCGGTCATTAGCGATTTCAACGTTAAATGCGCTGGCACTCACGCTCAAGCAAAAAGCTTATCGGGTGGTAACTTACAAAAATTTATTATTGGCCGAGAAATTCGTCAACAGCCGAATTTACTCGTGTGCTCTCACCCGACTTGGGGCGTGGATATTGGTGCCGCTATTTTAATTCGCAAAGCCCTAATTGAACTGCGGGATCAAGGCGCAGCAATTTTAGTTATTTCGGAAGATATCGACGAACTGTATGAAATTTGCGATCGCCTTGGCGCACTCTGCGACGGACGGCTAAGCCCAATACAACCCACTCATGATGTAAGCATTGGTCAGTTAGGGCAATGGATGGCGGGCGAATTTAGCGACCAACAGGAGCAATGCGCATGA
- a CDS encoding ABC transporter permease — MIQLQARQNDSALMGYVSPLIAIALTLLAGGLLFGLLGHNPLTALYTFFLAPISDIYGLTELGIKVAPLLLCATGLTLCYRAKIWNIGAEGQFIMGALGGSAAALQFGEDSSRWALVWVLLCGSASGLLWAGLAAWLKTRFNANEILTTIMLNYIALNALLYAVHGPLKDPEGFNFPESATFSDAVILPLFADDYRLNISLIFSFIAIITLGFVLARSWIGYQITVLGEDAKAARYAGFGEKKLTWFVLLACGALAGLAGVSEVTGPIGQLIPQVSPGYGYAAIIVVFLGRMQPVGIFLASILLALTFMGGEMIQIEMSLPKSLTGLFQGMLLFFMLAADLLIRYRIVFTPRTRATGDL, encoded by the coding sequence ATGATTCAGTTGCAGGCGCGTCAAAATGACTCCGCACTCATGGGCTATGTATCGCCACTGATTGCCATCGCCCTGACCTTGCTCGCCGGTGGATTATTGTTCGGCCTGCTCGGACACAACCCACTCACTGCCCTATATACCTTCTTTTTAGCACCGATAAGCGACATCTATGGCCTTACGGAACTGGGAATTAAAGTCGCCCCACTTTTACTCTGCGCCACCGGCTTAACTCTGTGTTATCGCGCAAAAATTTGGAATATCGGTGCCGAAGGGCAATTTATTATGGGCGCGCTGGGCGGTAGTGCTGCTGCACTGCAATTTGGCGAAGACAGCTCACGCTGGGCCTTAGTTTGGGTGCTCCTGTGTGGCAGCGCATCAGGACTATTGTGGGCTGGTTTAGCGGCTTGGTTAAAAACTCGGTTTAACGCCAACGAAATTTTAACCACCATCATGCTCAACTACATTGCTCTCAATGCCTTGTTGTATGCCGTGCATGGGCCATTAAAAGATCCTGAAGGCTTTAACTTCCCCGAGTCGGCAACTTTTTCTGATGCGGTTATCTTGCCGTTATTTGCCGACGATTACCGGTTAAATATCTCATTAATCTTTAGCTTTATCGCCATTATTACTCTTGGTTTTGTGTTAGCGCGTAGTTGGATTGGCTATCAAATTACGGTGCTGGGCGAAGATGCCAAGGCGGCACGCTACGCAGGTTTTGGCGAGAAAAAATTAACGTGGTTTGTCTTATTAGCATGCGGTGCATTAGCCGGCCTTGCTGGCGTTTCAGAAGTTACCGGCCCCATCGGCCAGCTCATTCCACAAGTATCACCGGGCTATGGTTATGCCGCGATCATTGTTGTCTTTCTTGGACGCATGCAACCCGTTGGTATTTTCCTCGCCAGTATTTTACTCGCGCTTACCTTTATGGGGGGCGAAATGATTCAAATAGAAATGAGCTTACCTAAGTCGTTAACCGGTTTATTCCAAGGCATGCTGCTCTTTTTCATGCTAGCCGCCGACCTACTAATTCGTTATCGCATTGTATTTACGCCGCGTACTCGTGCGACGGGAGATCTTTAA
- a CDS encoding ABC transporter permease, which yields MDIDLITNILYATLRTGTPLILIALGEMVCEKSGVLNLGQEGMLLVGAVVGFIAAYVTGSYGLGVALAMIGGSAMALLFGWLSITLATNQIATGLALTIFGGGLSAFIGASYVGIGLEGIQSIYIPVLSDIPVIGRLLFQHDPLVYLSFVLFLAIYWVFRSTRLGLSIRAVGENPEAANAIGIPVQTIRYGAVLFGGAMTGMAGAYLSLVYTPMWTEGMSAGRGWIALALVVFASWKAERIMLGAWLFGFASILHLVLQGTRFEVHPNVMAMLPYVATILVLVWLSSDAAKTKMSAPRSIGQPFKPMV from the coding sequence ATGGACATTGATTTAATCACTAATATTTTATACGCCACACTGCGAACAGGAACGCCCCTCATCCTTATTGCCCTAGGTGAAATGGTGTGCGAAAAATCCGGCGTATTAAACCTAGGCCAAGAAGGCATGTTATTGGTTGGTGCTGTGGTTGGTTTTATCGCCGCTTACGTGACTGGCTCCTATGGCTTAGGAGTCGCACTCGCAATGATCGGCGGTAGTGCCATGGCGCTGCTATTCGGCTGGTTATCGATAACCCTTGCGACCAACCAAATTGCCACAGGTTTGGCACTCACGATTTTCGGTGGTGGTTTAAGTGCCTTTATTGGTGCTTCCTACGTCGGAATTGGCTTAGAAGGCATTCAGTCGATTTATATTCCCGTACTAAGCGATATCCCGGTAATCGGCCGCCTACTATTTCAACATGACCCTCTCGTGTATTTATCGTTTGTCTTATTTTTAGCGATTTATTGGGTATTTCGCTCAACTCGTTTGGGTTTGAGTATTCGCGCGGTTGGTGAAAATCCGGAAGCCGCCAATGCCATCGGCATTCCAGTTCAAACCATTCGCTATGGTGCCGTGTTGTTCGGTGGCGCGATGACCGGTATGGCGGGTGCTTATTTATCCTTGGTATACACGCCAATGTGGACCGAAGGTATGTCCGCAGGACGCGGCTGGATTGCGTTAGCCCTAGTAGTATTTGCCAGCTGGAAAGCCGAACGCATCATGCTCGGTGCATGGTTATTTGGCTTTGCCAGTATTTTGCACTTGGTACTGCAAGGCACTCGCTTCGAAGTACATCCCAATGTCATGGCCATGCTGCCGTATGTCGCCACTATTTTAGTCTTGGTTTGGTTATCCTCGGATGCTGCTAAAACCAAGATGAGTGCGCCGCGCTCCATCGGCCAACCCTTTAAACCTATGGTTTAG
- a CDS encoding nucleoside hydrolase, with protein MFKHVFYLLLVAASLASNSHADNAKKAIIFDTDMAIDDWLSLLYLEKNSSIDIRAITVSNSGESHCQAGLDNATNLLKLVSDRSVPITCGDDYPLDGYFVFPQPWRLDSDTLSGIDMSHWLQHPSANVQASLHAAELIHQTIINSDQPLTIVAVGPLTNIAQWLQRYPDDQSKVAELIMMGGSYQQGGNIIVPKFTAGHPNTVSEWNYFIDPLATQIVLSSALHKTMVGLDVTNKVRVTHGFADALKLMVSDPAGQFVDRVMDNNRWFIDTGEYYFWDVMAAIVSANPTLCEGPDIALTAVVEKASDTPYLGTSDLTMPASAASGKARQHLNAANAGQVVAASSGQTTKVCMNTRPADVFTEFQTIISQP; from the coding sequence ATGTTTAAACACGTATTTTACTTGCTGCTAGTCGCTGCAAGCTTAGCCTCAAATAGCCATGCCGATAATGCTAAGAAGGCCATTATTTTCGATACCGATATGGCCATTGATGATTGGTTATCGCTGTTATATCTAGAAAAAAATTCTAGCATTGATATTCGCGCGATTACTGTATCAAACAGTGGCGAAAGTCACTGCCAAGCAGGGCTAGATAATGCAACGAATTTACTCAAGCTGGTGAGCGACCGCTCTGTTCCTATTACTTGTGGTGATGATTATCCACTCGATGGCTATTTTGTATTCCCACAGCCGTGGCGCCTTGATTCCGATACCTTATCGGGTATCGACATGAGTCATTGGCTGCAGCATCCCAGCGCTAATGTTCAGGCAAGCCTGCATGCTGCCGAATTAATTCATCAAACCATTATTAATAGCGATCAGCCGTTAACCATCGTCGCCGTAGGGCCATTAACGAACATTGCGCAATGGCTGCAACGTTATCCCGACGATCAAAGTAAAGTGGCCGAACTGATCATGATGGGCGGTAGCTATCAGCAAGGGGGCAATATTATTGTGCCTAAATTTACCGCGGGACATCCAAATACAGTTTCAGAGTGGAATTACTTTATTGATCCTCTGGCGACTCAAATCGTGCTCTCCAGCGCTTTGCATAAAACCATGGTGGGCTTAGATGTCACCAATAAAGTACGCGTCACCCATGGTTTTGCCGATGCCTTAAAACTAATGGTCAGTGATCCGGCGGGGCAATTTGTTGATCGCGTTATGGACAATAATCGCTGGTTTATTGATACCGGAGAGTATTACTTCTGGGATGTTATGGCCGCCATTGTTAGCGCTAATCCAACCCTATGCGAAGGACCAGATATCGCGTTAACCGCCGTCGTCGAAAAGGCTAGCGACACTCCGTATTTAGGCACCTCAGATCTAACCATGCCAGCGAGCGCAGCCAGTGGAAAAGCACGCCAGCATTTAAATGCTGCCAACGCCGGACAGGTCGTAGCCGCAAGCTCAGGCCAAACCACAAAAGTATGTATGAATACTCGCCCTGCCGATGTGTTTACCGAATTCCAAACCATCATTAGCCAACCTTAA
- a CDS encoding adenosine deaminase family protein → MKRIASSLKKITASAVLICSTAMHASSSYADMDWFEKFKNTASDKDLYTFLYAMPKGGDLHNHISGAARSEWWYDLALDQSKNGYHYFTKTTINNCVPYGSNEFAGSPYLLLFKTVTERTYTTMSECEQSEYKRLEDLNSEEKAAFLNAIRLNGKGEGRDEFFQTHWQRLYELTDNPYLMLEILVKNMQAFGAEGLIYMEPMMGSLGYQLADGTEVSDEDFVAMIKARLKQPDAKATGVTVRLQESILRFVPSAEQQLIRDYKFVSAHSDLYLAVNMVGREDNDKGHPMRFLQTLRELRRTYTNVKLSIHAGEVDEPNSHIRDTLLLGADRIGHGINLITDDELMREMRHGPYMVEINLISNLLLEYVDEYSQHPFPEYLRIGIPVALSTDDRGMWDSNMTDEFFVAVKEFNLSWEEIKTLSLNSLKYSFVDDKTKASLIKTYEERIKHFEDTAASGKLKKANVTPVSYQFLCNYYSVCLVQE, encoded by the coding sequence ATGAAACGTATCGCTTCATCACTCAAAAAGATTACAGCAAGCGCAGTGCTTATCTGCTCTACCGCTATGCACGCCTCATCGTCTTACGCCGATATGGATTGGTTTGAAAAATTCAAAAATACGGCATCCGATAAAGATCTCTACACCTTTCTCTATGCCATGCCGAAAGGCGGCGACTTGCACAATCATATTTCTGGTGCTGCTCGTTCCGAGTGGTGGTACGACCTAGCCCTAGATCAAAGCAAAAATGGTTATCACTATTTTACCAAGACCACCATCAACAACTGTGTGCCCTATGGCAGCAATGAATTTGCTGGTAGCCCTTATTTGTTGCTATTTAAAACCGTGACAGAGCGCACCTACACGACAATGTCAGAATGTGAACAAAGCGAATACAAACGTCTTGAAGATCTAAATAGCGAAGAAAAAGCGGCATTTTTAAACGCCATCCGTTTAAACGGCAAAGGTGAAGGTCGTGACGAATTCTTCCAAACTCATTGGCAGCGCCTATATGAGTTGACCGACAACCCGTACCTGATGTTAGAGATTTTAGTAAAAAATATGCAAGCCTTTGGTGCTGAAGGCTTAATTTATATGGAGCCGATGATGGGTAGCTTAGGCTACCAACTCGCTGACGGTACCGAAGTCAGCGACGAAGACTTTGTCGCTATGATTAAAGCGCGGCTAAAACAACCGGATGCAAAAGCTACTGGGGTTACCGTGCGCTTGCAAGAATCCATTTTGCGCTTTGTACCCAGCGCCGAACAGCAACTAATCCGTGACTACAAGTTTGTTTCTGCGCACTCTGATTTGTATCTAGCGGTTAATATGGTTGGCCGTGAAGATAACGACAAAGGTCACCCAATGCGCTTTTTGCAAACACTGCGAGAGCTGCGCCGCACATACACCAATGTGAAGTTATCTATTCATGCCGGTGAAGTCGACGAACCAAATTCACATATTCGCGATACGCTTCTTTTAGGTGCAGATCGCATTGGTCACGGCATTAATCTCATTACCGACGACGAATTGATGAGGGAAATGCGTCATGGACCCTATATGGTAGAGATCAATCTTATCTCTAACCTACTATTAGAGTACGTCGATGAATATTCTCAACACCCATTCCCAGAATACTTGCGCATTGGTATTCCTGTAGCACTATCAACCGATGACCGTGGTATGTGGGATTCGAATATGACCGACGAATTCTTTGTTGCTGTGAAAGAATTTAATTTGAGCTGGGAGGAGATCAAAACACTCTCGCTCAACTCACTAAAATACAGCTTTGTCGATGACAAAACAAAGGCGTCACTCATCAAAACTTACGAAGAACGCATCAAGCATTTCGAAGATACAGCGGCCTCAGGAAAGCTAAAGAAAGCGAATGTCACTCCTGTGTCATACCAATTCCTATGCAATTACTACAGCGTTTGTTTAGTCCAAGAATAG
- a CDS encoding TonB-dependent siderophore receptor gives MTDEKSFRLNKLALVIGLAFAAPALVSAAEEDVVELETYTAESTVEDTMGIMPTEPVKSVFGFNKTILETPRGVTSVSASMLDSYAITDIDDLVLISPGAFTQSFFGVAGSLDVRGTPGEVYFRGVRRVNNPGNYPTPIGASDRIDIVRGPASPIYGPSKIGGYLNFEPKSARAETGQYLEEPMGEIGITKGTWDKNVLTAEVGGPGEIAGKKLGYYVYAESENSGSYYDNSATDQSIYQASFNMDLTDKTRVEFGGMYQDFDGNQVAGWNRLTQDLIDNGTYITGTAQSVDTNGDGLNSPDEFDAWSGTAANNFFVPGSAATDADMDPAWALENVGTAKLKGNQTLVAPDDVLRTKVSTLYFDTIHDFSDTSSVTNKLFYEKLENINENAYGFSQFVDSYAIEDQVIFAFSMDHGDSIKANYQISPSVRYTSFIQGDDFDYEYFDRRDLTGPSTALDAKQLATRTDSDYAGYKEGEYTDIGLAFLADYTFAERLNLLLGARYDYFDMKSKDIAEKLHDGSGATSADDSDSATSWTASLSYTLPIGVTPYITASKQATMVIGQGSEISPDLIESGDAIADSTLKEVGIKASLFDDRLYLSSAYFTQERTNYSAQDQVSNNTTKSEGFEGEFRFLATEKLTLTGAFTHLEVFNLTAEENGTQFGFLGAEDTTGVSDPSLYYGYVLKGLNLVANEEESKKAGIPENMYSLTAMYAITDKFNITGSAVHADSTYSGFSKSVELPSYTVFNAGVKYSVADWNFGLQGKNLTDERYFRANFPDLFGATIVLPELPRHFIASASVKF, from the coding sequence ATGACTGATGAAAAATCCTTTCGCCTCAATAAATTAGCCCTTGTCATCGGACTCGCGTTCGCTGCACCAGCCTTGGTGTCGGCAGCTGAAGAAGATGTTGTAGAGCTAGAAACTTACACTGCTGAAAGCACCGTCGAAGACACAATGGGGATAATGCCAACTGAGCCGGTAAAGTCTGTTTTTGGTTTTAACAAAACTATTTTAGAAACACCGCGCGGTGTTACTTCCGTTAGCGCCAGCATGCTGGACAGTTACGCGATCACCGATATCGACGACTTGGTATTAATCTCTCCAGGTGCTTTCACCCAGTCATTCTTTGGTGTTGCCGGTTCTCTTGATGTGCGCGGCACACCGGGCGAAGTATATTTTCGTGGCGTCCGCCGTGTGAACAACCCGGGTAACTACCCTACCCCAATTGGTGCATCTGATCGCATTGATATCGTCCGCGGACCAGCATCGCCTATTTATGGTCCATCAAAAATTGGTGGCTATCTAAACTTCGAACCTAAATCAGCACGCGCAGAAACCGGACAATACCTAGAAGAGCCGATGGGTGAGATTGGCATTACTAAAGGTACCTGGGACAAAAATGTACTGACGGCAGAAGTGGGCGGCCCAGGAGAAATTGCAGGCAAGAAACTGGGCTATTACGTTTACGCGGAAAGCGAAAACTCAGGTAGCTACTATGACAACTCAGCAACCGATCAAAGTATTTATCAAGCCTCTTTTAACATGGATTTAACCGATAAAACACGGGTTGAATTTGGTGGTATGTATCAGGATTTCGACGGCAATCAAGTGGCTGGTTGGAACCGTCTAACACAAGACTTAATTGATAACGGCACATACATAACGGGAACCGCACAAAGCGTTGATACCAATGGCGACGGACTTAACTCACCGGATGAATTTGATGCTTGGTCAGGCACTGCAGCCAACAACTTCTTTGTTCCGGGTTCTGCGGCTACCGATGCCGATATGGACCCAGCGTGGGCATTAGAAAATGTCGGAACGGCTAAGCTCAAAGGTAATCAAACACTGGTAGCACCAGACGACGTCTTACGCACCAAAGTGAGTACCTTGTACTTTGATACCATTCATGACTTCAGCGACACGTCGAGTGTTACTAATAAACTGTTTTACGAGAAGCTCGAAAACATCAACGAAAACGCTTATGGCTTCTCTCAATTCGTTGATTCGTATGCAATAGAAGATCAGGTCATCTTTGCATTCTCAATGGACCACGGCGATTCGATCAAAGCGAACTATCAAATATCGCCATCAGTGCGCTATACCAGCTTTATTCAAGGCGACGACTTCGACTATGAATACTTCGACCGCCGCGATCTAACAGGACCATCCACTGCATTAGACGCCAAGCAATTAGCAACGAGAACAGACAGCGACTATGCCGGTTATAAAGAAGGTGAATACACGGATATTGGCTTAGCTTTCTTGGCAGACTACACCTTTGCTGAACGATTAAACCTGTTGTTAGGTGCTCGTTATGATTACTTCGATATGAAGAGCAAAGATATCGCTGAAAAACTGCACGACGGTAGTGGCGCCACAAGCGCAGATGACTCCGATAGCGCAACATCATGGACAGCAAGCTTATCCTATACGCTGCCTATCGGTGTAACGCCGTACATCACTGCATCTAAGCAAGCCACTATGGTGATTGGTCAGGGTTCAGAAATATCCCCCGATTTAATCGAATCTGGTGATGCCATTGCTGACTCAACACTGAAAGAAGTGGGTATTAAAGCGAGTTTATTCGATGATCGTTTATACCTTTCTAGTGCCTACTTTACCCAAGAACGCACTAACTATTCAGCGCAAGACCAAGTGAGTAACAACACCACTAAAAGCGAAGGTTTTGAAGGTGAATTCCGCTTCCTAGCGACAGAGAAACTAACCTTAACCGGTGCATTTACTCACCTAGAAGTATTTAACTTAACCGCTGAAGAAAATGGTACTCAGTTTGGATTCCTAGGTGCTGAAGATACAACCGGTGTGAGTGATCCGTCACTCTACTACGGCTATGTTCTGAAAGGTTTGAATCTTGTTGCTAACGAAGAAGAATCGAAAAAAGCCGGTATTCCAGAAAATATGTATAGCTTAACTGCAATGTATGCCATTACAGATAAGTTCAACATTACTGGTAGCGCAGTACATGCCGACTCAACTTACTCTGGTTTCTCAAAGTCTGTTGAATTGCCTTCTTACACGGTATTCAACGCCGGAGTTAAGTACAGCGTGGCAGATTGGAACTTCGGTTTACAAGGTAAAAACTTAACCGACGAACGCTACTTCCGCGCTAACTTCCCAGACTTATTCGGTGCAACCATCGTACTACCCGAATTGCCACGTCACTTTATTGCAAGTGCTTCAGTTAAATTCTGA
- a CDS encoding DUF3450 domain-containing protein, which translates to MVLRQSLTLTLLASALIAAPVSAVENSLAGQEKIDKSAAASQKKINNLVDQTTSDFEKYRVAAQRLESLTIFNKQMAKLVESQKSEIVSINQQINDIDSIETGALPLMLKMTTTLGDIIAADVPFLLNDRKERFENLTILIDQANVSAGEKYRRIMEAYQIEMEFGRTIEAYRDVLVTNDNSEPRTVDFLRIGRVGLYYQTLDGSESGRWDSERNAWEMLNSSHRNSIRDGLRIARKQMPPELLTLPVNAPAL; encoded by the coding sequence ATGGTATTGCGTCAATCTCTGACATTAACACTGCTCGCATCTGCATTAATTGCAGCGCCGGTCAGTGCGGTAGAAAACAGCCTAGCTGGGCAAGAAAAAATTGATAAAAGTGCTGCTGCCAGCCAAAAAAAAATCAACAACTTAGTTGATCAAACCACGTCTGATTTCGAAAAGTATAGAGTCGCAGCGCAGCGCTTAGAAAGCTTAACCATTTTTAATAAACAAATGGCTAAGTTAGTTGAATCTCAAAAAAGCGAAATTGTAAGTATTAATCAACAGATTAATGACATTGATAGCATTGAAACGGGTGCTTTACCCTTGATGCTAAAGATGACCACAACGCTAGGAGATATTATCGCAGCGGATGTTCCATTCTTATTGAATGATCGAAAAGAACGTTTTGAAAACCTAACCATACTGATTGATCAAGCTAATGTCAGTGCTGGAGAAAAATATCGCCGCATTATGGAAGCCTATCAGATTGAAATGGAATTTGGTCGCACCATAGAGGCCTATCGTGACGTACTCGTAACAAACGATAACAGCGAACCAAGAACCGTCGATTTCTTACGCATCGGTCGTGTCGGCTTGTATTACCAAACACTGGATGGCTCCGAGAGCGGCCGCTGGGATTCGGAACGTAATGCTTGGGAAATGTTAAATTCCAGCCATCGCAATAGCATCCGCGACGGACTGCGTATAGCCCGCAAACAAATGCCACCAGAACTGCTGACCCTTCCGGTCAACGCGCCTGCACTTTAA
- a CDS encoding MotA/TolQ/ExbB proton channel family protein, whose amino-acid sequence MNLLPKSSRLSSAITGLTLSLAVSFSAVSQADTLQELYQQISKDISSEASHNSEREQRFRAAAGEQKKMLSDVNAQLAEQEKLRAQLKTEFDNNEVSLAELSTQLDRRTGNLGELFGVFRQIAGDTQQVMFDSVITVEFPDRTAQIGTLAKAKEVPTIAEMQQLWGLMLQEISESAAVSRFDAKVVKPSGETYDAAVTRVGTFNIVTGDKYLSYASDSQQLVELSRQPAGYIQDTAADISSTAGEVNFAIDPSRGALLGLLVQSPSLFERVQQGKEVGYAIIAVGIVGMLIVLMRFLSLSAVSRRMKRQLKDMDHPSDDNPLGRMMIAFYENKHLNDLDVISKKLDEVVFKDITDMRKGLSTIKVMAAIAPLMGLLGTVTGMIGTFQAITLFGTGDPKLMAGGISQALITTVEGLCAAIPLLLASNLLTSKNQQLSKVIGEQASGMVAQKAAEIASHKS is encoded by the coding sequence ATGAATTTATTACCAAAATCGTCCCGCTTATCTTCAGCAATAACTGGTTTAACACTATCGCTAGCAGTGTCGTTTAGCGCCGTTAGTCAGGCTGATACTTTGCAAGAGCTATATCAACAAATCTCTAAAGACATTAGTTCTGAAGCATCACACAACAGCGAACGTGAGCAGCGCTTCCGTGCCGCTGCGGGCGAGCAAAAGAAAATGCTATCGGATGTCAATGCTCAGTTAGCAGAACAAGAAAAGCTGCGCGCACAATTGAAAACTGAATTCGATAATAACGAAGTATCGTTAGCCGAATTAAGTACACAACTTGATCGTCGCACCGGAAATCTCGGGGAGTTATTTGGAGTATTTCGCCAAATCGCCGGAGATACTCAGCAAGTGATGTTTGACTCGGTAATTACCGTTGAATTTCCTGATCGTACAGCACAGATCGGTACTTTAGCTAAAGCCAAAGAAGTACCTACCATTGCTGAAATGCAACAATTATGGGGACTAATGCTGCAAGAAATTTCGGAGTCTGCTGCCGTCAGTCGCTTCGATGCAAAAGTCGTTAAGCCAAGCGGTGAAACCTATGATGCAGCCGTCACTCGTGTCGGCACGTTTAATATAGTCACAGGCGATAAATACCTAAGTTACGCTTCCGATAGCCAGCAACTGGTGGAGTTGTCACGTCAACCAGCAGGTTATATTCAAGATACTGCTGCCGATATCAGCAGCACCGCTGGCGAGGTTAACTTCGCTATTGATCCTTCGCGTGGCGCTTTACTCGGATTACTTGTGCAGTCGCCAAGTCTTTTCGAACGAGTGCAACAAGGTAAAGAAGTGGGTTACGCCATTATTGCCGTCGGTATCGTCGGTATGTTGATCGTGCTGATGCGCTTCTTGAGTTTATCGGCTGTATCTCGACGCATGAAACGCCAATTAAAAGATATGGATCATCCATCCGATGACAATCCGCTGGGCCGCATGATGATTGCCTTCTACGAAAATAAACATCTTAACGACCTAGATGTTATTTCGAAGAAACTTGATGAAGTTGTGTTTAAAGACATTACCGATATGCGTAAAGGCTTATCAACGATCAAAGTGATGGCGGCAATTGCACCGTTGATGGGCTTATTAGGCACAGTAACCGGCATGATTGGTACTTTCCAAGCAATTACCTTATTTGGTACTGGTGATCCTAAGTTAATGGCTGGCGGTATTTCTCAGGCCTTAATTACAACGGTCGAAGGGCTATGCGCGGCAATCCCGTTATTGCTGGCTAGCAACTTACTCACCAGTAAGAACCAACAGCTTAGCAAGGTCATTGGCGAGCAAGCGTCTGGCATGGTGGCACAAAAAGCCGCTGAAATTGCTAGCCATAAGTCGTAA